GGGGGAATTTTGATTGGGTGTGACGGGCATAGGGTGTGCTCCAACTACCATCCTGGGGGGCCAGTATAGAGAGCCTGATACTGATGAAGCGACCCGCATGGTATGTTCACGGCATAAATGGAGTAATGGACCCCAGGAAGGAAATTGCAATGCCAGTCGAGACCCACCCAATCCGCATTCTCTCGCAACGCCTTAGTATTGAGCCCTTCTGCGAGCAGGACGCTGCTGAGTCTTTCCCTTGTCTCACACCGTCTCTGACTCGATACATGTCCTGGGAACAGCCTGCCTCGCTAGAAGAGTACGCGCAAGTCTGGGAGCAGTGGCTGCCTGCGATAGCGGATGGCAGCGACATCGTGTTCACGGTCAGGGAACTGGTGGGTGCCCGTTTTACCGGCTTGGTCGGGCTGCACCATACCGGCAGTGAAACACCGGAGTTGGGTATCTGGATCCGTGAAGATAAACACGGGCTGGGCTTTGGTGGTGAAGCGGTGCGGGCGGTTGTTGAGTGGGCTAGCAAGCGGGTGGCGGCAAAGTGCTTCATGTACCCTGTTGCGACGCAGAATCGTGCGAGTCGACGTATTGCCGAAGCTTTGGGGGGAGTCGTCATTGAGAGGCGGATGACGGAGAAATATGATTCGGTTGTGTACCGGATACCGGGGGTTTAACTCTGGGTAACAGGTTTGCCGATTGTTGTCCTTCACGAACGGCAGAAACCGGCCAGAAGCTGACCTTAACTGACGTAACCTTGCTGGTATGACTTGCAGTGACGGGTCAGATCGAAGCGTAGATGCCCGGCGTTGTGGCAAATGGAAGCTCAAACAGACCTGGAGTGACAGTAGTGCTCAATCATCTTTATAGGTTTCGCCCTGTCAGTAGCCTTCTTGGTGGTAACAGAGAAAGCGAGCTGGAGGGGTGCTATATCTATTTCTCGCCACCGGAAAAGCTCAACGACCCACTGGAAGGACACCGAGAGGTCATATGGAAAGGAGATTCGGTCGTATGGGAGAATTTCTTCCAGCACTTCATGGACTGCTTACTCATTCGAAATACCCAATATTTTACTGGTGAGTTTGAAGCTTTAGATTTTCCGATATATCCAAATTATGAAGTTCAAGCAGTGCCACCTGAAAATTACAGAGAGATTGCCGATCTTGTATCGAGATTTTTTGACTCGCCAAATGTAAAGAGACATATCGCAGTTTTGGCATTTAAGGAGCGAGAAGTAAATCAGAACGAGCTAATGCTGCACCTGCGGTCGATTCAGTCCTTTGCAATGCATATTATTTCTGAAGTATTAGTGTCCTACAAACTTGTTGAAAAAGGCTACGGTATAAATGGCGCACCGCATGAGGAGCTGCTGACAGTCTCAACCAATCTTCTAAACTATTTCGAAGGCCTAGGTGATGAGCTGTTAGAAGCTGAATTCGACAGTTCTGCATTGGCATTTTTAAGAAGTGATGATCTGGTAAAAGGTTATGCTAGGTCGAAAATAGGCGAGTCTCAAAATTGGACACGGCTTTGCATAGATTTTCCGGAAGAGTTTTTGGCCTCAAGGATCAGACTCACAACCTCTGAATGGTTTGTAAGCTGTTTCATGGAGAATTGTGAGAACTCGGCAATCTGGGGTACGTATGGCAATAACCATCAGGGCGTTTGTCTTAAGTTTAAAGTGAATAATGATGAAGGGCAGCCTGGAATCTCGCTGATGAAGCCCGGATTAAAGCAGGGCATAAAGTGGTGGACTCAAACCAAATTTCACTTCAGTAAAGTCTCCTATACAGAAAAGAGCCCTGATCTTGATTTCTTTTGTAACCTAGCTGGATATGGCGCTCAAGAAGTTATAGACAAATGGTATACCGATAAAAGCGGAAATGTAAGCTCGCGAAAAATGGATGTTTTCGAGAATCAACCGCAATGGCATGCTAATTATCACAGAGACAATTTTAAAAGCCTTACGGTAAAAACAAAGCATTGGTCGAATGAGCAAGAGTACAGGCTTATTCTAAAGTCTCAGTTTAACTCCTATATTGACGAAGATGATAGAAAGCTCCGTTACACCTTTGATGATCTGGACGGTATTATATTCGGGATAAAAACCGCTGATTCAGACAAGTATAAGCTTATCGAAATGGTAGAGAGGATGTGTCAGACAAGAAACCGTGAAGAATTCACATTTTACCAATCGTTCTATGATTCTTCCGCTGATGCCATTCTTTATCGGCCAGTCGCTCACGTTGGCAAACAAGGTGTTAGAACGCATAGGGACTGAGCACCGGTCCAAGCTGACCGTCGGTTTGATGAGAAACGGCGACTGCTCAGAGCGATCTCATCGAAGCTCGAAGCGAACAAGATCTAAAAACCTCTCGTCTTTCGAGCTTCCATTCCCTTTCCAATCGCCACCCCAACGAACTTTGACCCCTACCTTCAGAACGGGCCGGAGTCGGCCAGAAGCAGCCACTCATGATGGACCGCTATCGGCCGACTCTGTTGAAAACAGTCGGATTTTTAACACGCTTCAACTCAGGCACAACCGCCATTGGAGAAATTGGCAGCGAAGGCTGAAGCGGTATGCATAATTCGTTGGTGCCCGATTCGACCCCGGGGAGGTCCACCATTCAAATGAAAAAATTGCGCGTTCTTTTCTTTTGAAGGACGAAAGCCCCCCCTAGGACCCTCTGATGTCCGGAGCGGGGCTAAGCGACGTGCCACCATCCCGCCGTCCAGACCTGGATACCACCGACGACACGAAGCCCGCCATCACGAACACACAGATCAACAGTTGTATCGCGATCAGACTACGCACCAACCTTGAATTGCCGACCACATCACCATACGTAGTTGTCGTGGAAATACCGATACTGAAAAAGAGGAAATCCAACCATGATACGGCGTCTAGGCGTTGTTTGCGCCAGGTCTGGGCAACGTCGATGAGTTCTGTACGCTTCTGACTAAGTAGCTCCCAAGCCTGTTCACGCTCACGGGCCTGGGCTTGGGTCTTGTCATGCAGTTGATCCATCTGTGCCATAAGCTGGGGATCGCCAAACTGCCCGATGTTGCTGATGAAATATCGGTAAGCCTCGGCCATTTGTTCAGCCTGAACGACCCGCATCTCTGCAAGCTTCACCCTCAGGTTAGCTTCAGCGACACCAAAATCCCGCTCTGACGAGTCACGCTCCGAGAACGCCTTCAAGACTCGCTCGGCATCAACAACACTTCGGCTAGCCTCTGCGGTAATGCCCAGCCGATAATGCTCGCCATTGGCCATGGTGATAGTTTGATTGCGCCTGCCGACCTCGGCGAGCTCTGCGCGACCAGAGTCGACTTGCTGGTCCAACGACCTTACCTTGAGGTCGAGCTCGTTGATTCCGGCTTTGATGCCTGCCAGCTTTGCACTGATCTCACCCAAGTTAGGAGCACCGGTCGTGGCGTGAGTATCCATTTCCTGCCAGGCCAGCAACGGAATATCCGACAGTGGGTCCAAGTTCAGTTCACTGTTAATGATAAAACTGTCTGGCCGGGCGCCCCAGATGGAGTAGTACGCCCCACTAAACAGCAACACGATTGCGAGATAGCTCAACAGCCATCCGTTTATTTTCTTGAACACTGCCGACGATTGCCTCCGAACCATTTGAATTTAGACAAGCAAAGCATTTTCTAGGACGCGCATGATAAGTCCTGTGGGCGGCTAGCGCCTGCAATGATAGATGAAAACACTTTTCGTCCTTTTCCGTCCTCGAGAAGATTCGGGACGGATCACGGACTTACGGGGCAGACTTATTTTTCCTACTCTAAAGGACCGCTTCTGGCCGAAAGCGATCATCGCCTAACCTTAGGCTTTGCCCTTTACCTTGAATACAGCAAAGGACATACCTGTAAGCTATGCAGAAGACCTGCTGCCAACTCTCTCCAGATTCAGCACGATTACCGTGCATTCCTAGCGCGACGCATCTAACCACTCTGGTGCAAATTGCCGTCAAAGTCGTATGCTGGAGGCCATTGGCCATGCGGTACTGGCCGGCCGAGGTGCAAGGGACTGATGAACAACCTAAATTTCCAAAATGAAAGCCCGTCCGATGTCGATGTTTTCAAGGGCGAGAGTCACGACCGCGTGGCTCAAGCGATGCATGATTATCTAAAGCCTAAAACCAATCACCGGGTGATTGGATTGGACGGTGAATTCGGTTCAGGGAAGAGCTCGATCCTTCAGATGCTCGAAAAGAAGATCGTTACGGAGAAGTCGAAGACGAAGCTGTGGCTCTTTGACTGCGAGCAGAATTATCAAGGCTCAATCAAAAGCAATTTTATCCAACAACTGACCGAGCAAGTGACAGAACTGCTCAAGACATTGGGTCGAGAAAAGCAAATCGCGGAGGTCGAAACCAGCCGCGACATCGCCTTAGGTCGGCACTACAGCTACACGAAGGACACCCGCAGTCATATCAGTATCTGGGCAGTGCTACTGATCGCAAGTGGTGTACTTACGCCGACCTTTATTCGTGACTATCTAATTCGCCTTCATGGCAGCGATTCTCTCGCCCTAGGGCTCCATGCTCTTTACCTGCTGGCGTGCACAGCGCCTGGCATTATTCTTCTGTTCGCGTATCTGGCTAGCCGAAGAGAAGAGGATCCTAAGAAACGCTGGAACTTGGCCAGTCTGCTCAAAGGCAGCTCCGATGATCGAATCACCGAAACTATCGAAGTCAGCAAAGAGGTAAGCCCTCTCGATTTGAAGCAGGCCCTCCGGAAGCAGCTACATGCAGTGAAGGATTACCACATCATCATTGTGATCGATAACTTGGACAGGCTCCCACGGGATGTCTTACGAGCAGTATGGAGCGATCTAGAAATTTTCACGTCCGTCACAGGCGAGGAAAATCTCAGTGTCATAGTGCCATTCTGCTCCACAAAGGTATCCAAATATCTCAATGGTGACAACGAGCAGAGCTACGACTCGAAGGACTTCATCGCCAAAAAATTCCCTGTGGTGTTCCGTACCCCGCCGATCATCACATCCGGCTGGAAAGATGCATTCAGGAAACTTTGGAGTGAGAGTTTTGGTGCATCCAACCTGTTGGATGCTGATGCGTGCAGCGTGATTCTCCAGCGTCATAGCCCCATGGCTGGCGGGTTGGTGACTCCTCGCCTACAGAAAAGATTCATCAACGACATCGCGACCACACTGCTGGTCACTGCAGATAGACCAAGCGTAGTCTGCATCGCTGCCTACCTGGCAATCTGTAAATATAATGGCGTGGCCATCGAGGAGATGCTGAAAGACCCAGATGCTCCGACGGTCGGTGAGAGCGCTAAGAGCGCCACAGAGGCTGAAGATGAAACCGCCCAAGCCGTGGCGCTGAACATCGATAAAACCAAACGTTCCCTGAAGGCACTTCTGGGAGAGGACATGAAAACAGGCTGGCCCATCCAGATCCTACAGATCCATTTCCAGACATCTTCGGATATCGCCATCGCTGAGCTGATCGACCAGCCACTTGAAGATGCTATCGACTCCCAAGACGGTAAAAGGCTCGCCGCACTCGTCCCTTACTTTGGGTTCAAGGACTCTTTTGTTCGCCGCTTGGAGACACCCGTTTCCCCGGTCAGTCTTCTGAAAACCCTCCATCAAGCGTCTCAAATGGAAGGATGCAGCATTGATGACCTGCTGCCGCACGTGAGTGCGAAATTCGGGAATGGGGATCAGTTGAATACGGTAAGCACAGAACCCGGTTACTTTGAATCCATCAAAGGACTGATTGGGTTAGGCCTACGCAGAGACATCTTCGAGAAAACACTGGCGACTGCCAAAACCGCGTTCGAAGAAATGGCAGAAGAGGCCTATGATCCTGAGTCTGTTGAAGGCTACACAGAGACCATTTCCAGGTACGACAGCTACCTGGATTCTGTGAACGCCCCCTTTGAACCCTTGACCATGGGTGGCGCTGAACTGTTGTTCCATATGGTGA
This genomic stretch from Pseudomonas orientalis harbors:
- a CDS encoding ion channel, yielding MSYLAIVLLFSGAYYSIWGARPDSFIINSELNLDPLSDIPLLAWQEMDTHATTGAPNLGEISAKLAGIKAGINELDLKVRSLDQQVDSGRAELAEVGRRNQTITMANGEHYRLGITAEASRSVVDAERVLKAFSERDSSERDFGVAEANLRVKLAEMRVVQAEQMAEAYRYFISNIGQFGDPQLMAQMDQLHDKTQAQAREREQAWELLSQKRTELIDVAQTWRKQRLDAVSWLDFLFFSIGISTTTTYGDVVGNSRLVRSLIAIQLLICVFVMAGFVSSVVSRSGRRDGGTSLSPAPDIRGS
- a CDS encoding P-loop NTPase fold protein codes for the protein MNNLNFQNESPSDVDVFKGESHDRVAQAMHDYLKPKTNHRVIGLDGEFGSGKSSILQMLEKKIVTEKSKTKLWLFDCEQNYQGSIKSNFIQQLTEQVTELLKTLGREKQIAEVETSRDIALGRHYSYTKDTRSHISIWAVLLIASGVLTPTFIRDYLIRLHGSDSLALGLHALYLLACTAPGIILLFAYLASRREEDPKKRWNLASLLKGSSDDRITETIEVSKEVSPLDLKQALRKQLHAVKDYHIIIVIDNLDRLPRDVLRAVWSDLEIFTSVTGEENLSVIVPFCSTKVSKYLNGDNEQSYDSKDFIAKKFPVVFRTPPIITSGWKDAFRKLWSESFGASNLLDADACSVILQRHSPMAGGLVTPRLQKRFINDIATTLLVTADRPSVVCIAAYLAICKYNGVAIEEMLKDPDAPTVGESAKSATEAEDETAQAVALNIDKTKRSLKALLGEDMKTGWPIQILQIHFQTSSDIAIAELIDQPLEDAIDSQDGKRLAALVPYFGFKDSFVRRLETPVSPVSLLKTLHQASQMEGCSIDDLLPHVSAKFGNGDQLNTVSTEPGYFESIKGLIGLGLRRDIFEKTLATAKTAFEEMAEEAYDPESVEGYTETISRYDSYLDSVNAPFEPLTMGGAELLFHMVMPDPDLKKIDTSKISLNDNGLRDAVLQLAATEHAKLNRVPLNESDWLPCFTAYFGQKRLSTIPRPYFLGVEPTAAVTTAIDLNPTEHRVWFAAALFGKLSSAIPQLILVHLPNVKSNRIKVSIAVMYMRLNTGVPLSEIPGIKEAFEAEQDYLDALVRAAIISENLFKLTIEDESSHLVAPILSRLIKVGAIGNVASDHVYESYSTLADRLSGYDLTDNEFLDWFTSFNLASEKVPALPDIDTLFLRHALEGSNAKLLELRATILDRSFGIGIDASGWTNLIEAASTNERTALRYMIDHKIDFAGETSAHQAMSVWLIAAVKQATFAKPSSTIIQNSKLLLNLFEKDTRAITGTMLRPSVYDLKVSVEASIFILGEYGELLPSITPRTPEEEERLLQILLQMNNDPEGTRSAASFIDSRASQFAEWKISNEHKDTYASQVTKLKERLPNIYTNLSEQHGNKGRMQKLARALFGKE
- a CDS encoding GNAT family N-acetyltransferase; this encodes MPVETHPIRILSQRLSIEPFCEQDAAESFPCLTPSLTRYMSWEQPASLEEYAQVWEQWLPAIADGSDIVFTVRELVGARFTGLVGLHHTGSETPELGIWIREDKHGLGFGGEAVRAVVEWASKRVAAKCFMYPVATQNRASRRIAEALGGVVIERRMTEKYDSVVYRIPGV
- a CDS encoding DUF2971 domain-containing protein: MPGVVANGSSNRPGVTVVLNHLYRFRPVSSLLGGNRESELEGCYIYFSPPEKLNDPLEGHREVIWKGDSVVWENFFQHFMDCLLIRNTQYFTGEFEALDFPIYPNYEVQAVPPENYREIADLVSRFFDSPNVKRHIAVLAFKEREVNQNELMLHLRSIQSFAMHIISEVLVSYKLVEKGYGINGAPHEELLTVSTNLLNYFEGLGDELLEAEFDSSALAFLRSDDLVKGYARSKIGESQNWTRLCIDFPEEFLASRIRLTTSEWFVSCFMENCENSAIWGTYGNNHQGVCLKFKVNNDEGQPGISLMKPGLKQGIKWWTQTKFHFSKVSYTEKSPDLDFFCNLAGYGAQEVIDKWYTDKSGNVSSRKMDVFENQPQWHANYHRDNFKSLTVKTKHWSNEQEYRLILKSQFNSYIDEDDRKLRYTFDDLDGIIFGIKTADSDKYKLIEMVERMCQTRNREEFTFYQSFYDSSADAILYRPVAHVGKQGVRTHRD